A region of the Pedococcus aerophilus genome:
CCTGGTGCGGCTACTGCAACCGCCTCAAGGCGCAGATGGGTCGCGAGAACATCGCGTTCACCGAGGTCAACATCGAAGAGGTCCCCGAGGCCGTGCAGTTCGTCATGGAGGCCAACAACGGCAACCAGACCGTGCCGACGCTGCTCTTCCCGGACGGCACCTCCGCCACGAACCCCTCGATCAACGAGGTCAAGAAGCGCCTCGCCTCCTGACCCCTGGCGCCGATGCCGGCGCCCGCACCACCCCGTCGCCGACGTGCCCTCAGGGCACGTCGGCGATCTCGTGCCCGAGCCAGTGCTCGACGATGCGTCGGGCGATCGACACCCGCGACGACACGGTGAGCGACCCGTCCGCGACCGCCGCCAGCAGCTCCTCCCGGGTGTACCACCGCGCCTCGGCGATCTCCGACTCCTGCAGGGTGAGCTCGGCGGTCGTCGCCCGGGCCGTGAACCCCACCATGAGCGAGCTGGGGAACGG
Encoded here:
- a CDS encoding glutaredoxin domain-containing protein; this encodes MSSIKAPAPGSVTMFTTSWCGYCNRLKAQMGRENIAFTEVNIEEVPEAVQFVMEANNGNQTVPTLLFPDGTSATNPSINEVKKRLAS